A single genomic interval of Ruminococcus sp. NK3A76 harbors:
- a CDS encoding ABC transporter permease produces MTLIYFETKKLLHKRLIIIVIAIALEIVLGLLPADHEHPYSTLVYRQYTEQLAGEYTPQKRELIFTRLDEVNNVIAEHEQLLEQYNANLIDLDEFATHNKQYNKAIAEQQTLEYLAMKCESFDSLGTGEFFYDTDWYDLYSYRRYDLLSVLIMMLLIPPVFCNEYSSKMADILRTTKCGKTRLAVIKLSVSMVVMFLLSLIISTAELCTFAARYGLDSAFAPLQSILGCEEYGEMTVIGLFVRSSLMRAFSFAVCAAFICLISVYTKNMLFTFFLSFAACVFPALIAEGKVMSYAFSSSAHNGMYLSGMSVWVFCLICIVKCAGYGVMCVSKFGTIK; encoded by the coding sequence GTGACGCTTATATATTTTGAAACAAAAAAGCTGCTGCATAAACGCCTTATAATTATCGTTATAGCCATTGCTTTGGAAATAGTTCTTGGGCTGCTGCCTGCAGATCATGAGCACCCATATTCAACGCTGGTATACAGGCAGTATACAGAGCAGCTTGCAGGAGAATACACCCCCCAAAAGCGTGAATTGATCTTCACTCGGCTTGATGAGGTCAACAATGTAATTGCAGAGCATGAACAGCTTTTGGAGCAGTACAATGCCAATCTGATAGACCTTGATGAATTTGCAACTCACAACAAGCAATACAACAAGGCAATCGCCGAGCAGCAGACACTTGAATATCTTGCAATGAAATGTGAGAGCTTTGACAGCCTCGGTACTGGAGAGTTTTTCTATGATACGGATTGGTATGATCTTTACTCCTATCGCCGCTATGATTTATTGTCGGTGCTGATTATGATGCTGCTTATCCCTCCTGTTTTCTGCAATGAATACAGCAGCAAAATGGCTGATATCCTCCGTACTACGAAATGCGGAAAAACACGTCTTGCCGTAATAAAGCTATCGGTCAGCATGGTTGTAATGTTTTTGCTCTCTCTGATAATAAGTACAGCAGAGTTATGCACATTTGCAGCCCGATACGGGCTTGACAGCGCCTTTGCTCCTCTTCAAAGCATATTGGGCTGTGAGGAATATGGGGAAATGACAGTTATCGGTCTGTTTGTACGCAGCAGCCTGATGCGAGCGTTTTCATTTGCAGTATGTGCTGCATTTATCTGCCTTATTTCCGTTTATACAAAAAATATGCTGTTTACATTCTTTTTGAGCTTTGCAGCCTGTGTTTTCCCTGCGCTTATAGCTGAGGGAAAGGTTATGAGCTATGCTTTTTCATCTTCGGCGCATAACGGAATGTATCTGTCCGGAATGAGCGTATGGGTATTCTGTCTGATATGTATTGTAAAGTGTGCAGGGTATGGGGTTATGTGCGTAAGTAAGTTTGGTACGATCAAGTAA
- a CDS encoding ABC transporter ATP-binding protein: MELKIDRLTKRYKNKTALDGIDLTLGNGVYALLGPNGAGKSTLMNIIVGLLWQTSGSVTLDGREILSLGADYRTRLGFMPQDMGFYPSFTGEEMMRYFAAVKGIKNAHNEIDRLLEFVNLTDDKKRKCGEYSGGMKRRLGIAAALLGGPDILVFDEPTAGLDPKERMRFRNILSRIGRGKLLLIATHIVSDIESISDNVILLDGGKVVKSGTLAEVISSAEGCVWELECEDGFADEYALLHTNSAIIKTGGGTRLHIVQSSKPFENAVSVSPTLEDVYMLRFGQVSGQ; encoded by the coding sequence ATGGAGCTTAAAATAGACAGGCTTACAAAACGCTATAAAAACAAGACTGCCCTTGACGGGATAGACCTAACTCTCGGGAACGGTGTATATGCCCTGCTCGGGCCAAACGGTGCAGGCAAAAGTACGCTTATGAATATAATAGTCGGGCTGCTTTGGCAAACAAGCGGAAGTGTCACTCTTGACGGCAGAGAGATACTCTCTCTCGGTGCCGATTACCGCACAAGGCTTGGCTTTATGCCGCAGGATATGGGCTTTTACCCCTCTTTTACGGGAGAGGAGATGATGAGATATTTTGCGGCTGTAAAGGGCATAAAAAATGCCCATAATGAAATAGATAGGCTGCTTGAATTTGTAAACCTTACTGATGACAAAAAGCGAAAATGCGGTGAGTATTCGGGCGGGATGAAACGCAGGCTCGGTATAGCTGCGGCACTTCTTGGCGGCCCCGATATTCTTGTTTTTGACGAGCCTACCGCAGGGCTTGACCCGAAGGAAAGAATGAGATTTCGCAATATCCTGAGCCGTATCGGTCGGGGAAAGCTGTTGCTGATCGCTACGCATATCGTATCAGATATAGAGAGTATATCGGATAATGTGATACTTCTTGACGGAGGAAAAGTTGTTAAAAGCGGCACACTTGCAGAGGTCATTTCCTCTGCCGAGGGCTGTGTCTGGGAGCTTGAATGTGAGGACGGCTTTGCTGATGAGTATGCGCTGTTACATACCAATTCTGCAATCATAAAGACAGGGGGCGGAACAAGGCTGCATATCGTTCAGAGCAGCAAACCGTTTGAAAACGCTGTCTCCGTTTCTCCGACACTTGAAGATGTATATATGCTCAGGTTCGGGCAGGTGAGTGGGCAGTGA
- a CDS encoding ABC transporter permease — MERAYHSGKNTSRAFHREKSSAEIRSYILARESELNEQIAASDEEYPAKLINELFICQTIRQRLDFIEKDFPSHRRALITDAISAAERERAKTDPDQSVITLNELAAEKYNTVIDMKLTESGKLSELLVYLDNIYWDYAMMLLAVIIAVRMFTLDYSSGAYRVINSEIKSKGRLFWSQLAAAYSVTAAVVILSAVSQLIVGVLCFGITDLSLPLQQFEGFEYCPYIITLGGFLAIKLCLKLLFYLFVTAVSVLASVLTKKAGAAVPVSALVTIMPQIIMTMLFIYVSGENSSALDTRYIAFDRLRTVLPQSFLNLKTYFFRFDYITVVGFAVSRLVCAAALTCLITFVCIITAFKKYARPAR; from the coding sequence TTGGAAAGAGCTTATCACAGCGGCAAGAATACATCGAGAGCATTTCATCGGGAAAAAAGCAGTGCGGAGATACGCTCATATATCTTAGCAAGAGAGAGCGAGCTTAACGAGCAGATAGCCGCATCCGATGAGGAGTATCCTGCAAAGCTTATAAATGAGCTGTTTATCTGCCAAACGATCAGGCAAAGACTTGACTTTATAGAAAAGGACTTTCCCTCTCACCGCAGGGCGCTTATAACAGATGCGATTTCCGCCGCCGAGCGTGAACGTGCAAAGACTGATCCCGATCAAAGTGTAATCACCCTCAATGAGCTTGCGGCAGAAAAATACAATACTGTTATAGATATGAAACTCACCGAAAGCGGCAAGCTAAGTGAGCTGCTTGTTTATCTTGACAATATATATTGGGACTATGCAATGATGCTTTTAGCTGTGATCATCGCTGTCAGAATGTTCACCCTTGACTATTCATCGGGGGCATACCGTGTCATAAACTCGGAGATAAAAAGCAAGGGGCGGCTTTTTTGGAGTCAGCTTGCAGCAGCGTATTCGGTAACGGCAGCGGTAGTAATACTTAGCGCTGTTAGCCAGCTTATCGTGGGGGTATTGTGCTTTGGCATTACTGACCTTTCACTTCCCTTGCAGCAGTTCGAGGGCTTTGAATACTGCCCCTACATCATCACCTTAGGCGGCTTTTTGGCCATTAAGCTTTGCCTTAAGCTGTTGTTTTATCTCTTTGTTACAGCGGTTTCGGTCTTAGCATCGGTGCTGACCAAAAAAGCAGGCGCTGCCGTGCCTGTCTCGGCACTTGTGACGATAATGCCGCAGATAATAATGACGATGCTGTTTATTTATGTGTCGGGTGAAAACTCCTCTGCGCTTGACACCCGATACATTGCTTTTGACCGTCTGCGCACGGTCTTGCCGCAGAGCTTTCTTAACCTGAAAACCTATTTTTTCAGGTTCGACTATATCACGGTCGTCGGCTTTGCGGTATCAAGACTGGTATGCGCCGCAGCGCTCACTTGTCTGATAACCTTTGTATGTATTATTACAGCTTTCAAAAAATATGCAAGACCTGCGAGGTGA
- a CDS encoding DUF5050 domain-containing protein — MFSCTFADNKLKKLDDKAGQVSVSGGRLYYIKWEGQTPILMSAERDGSSPQRLIENCYVGCCITDKAIYYTHFHADEGKVYVYDLKTGKTAECDISCKVREDNADTEDIDEEICYPQGGFMPRIIWNAQTDKVFVLDTITDGDGQLTNGRIGFVFKNGSKDHSIITDGV; from the coding sequence TTGTTTTCATGCACCTTTGCGGACAATAAGCTTAAAAAGCTTGACGATAAGGCAGGGCAGGTATCGGTAAGCGGAGGAAGGCTCTATTACATAAAATGGGAGGGGCAGACCCCGATCCTGATGAGCGCAGAGCGTGACGGCAGCTCACCTCAAAGGCTTATAGAGAACTGCTATGTGGGCTGCTGTATCACAGATAAGGCGATATATTATACGCATTTTCATGCTGATGAGGGGAAGGTATATGTGTATGATCTGAAAACGGGGAAGACGGCGGAATGTGACATTTCCTGCAAGGTGCGTGAGGATAATGCCGATACGGAGGATATAGACGAAGAGATCTGCTATCCGCAAGGCGGCTTTATGCCGAGAATAATATGGAACGCTCAGACCGACAAGGTGTTTGTGCTTGATACTATTACAGACGGCGACGGGCAGCTTACGAACGGCAGGATAGGCTTTGTTTTCAAAAACGGCAGCAAAGATCACAGTATAATAACGGACGGTGTATGA